The proteins below come from a single Vidua chalybeata isolate OUT-0048 chromosome 1, bVidCha1 merged haplotype, whole genome shotgun sequence genomic window:
- the KCNS2 gene encoding potassium voltage-gated channel subfamily S member 2, which translates to MTGQSLRALSEANFEDNEISINVGGFKKKMRSNTLLRFPETRLGKLLSCHSKESILELCDDYDDTKNEFYFDRNPELFPYVLHFYNTGKLHVMGELCVFSFSQEIEYWGINEFFIDSCCSYSYHGRKMEPDQEKWEEQSDQESTTSSFDEILAFYNDASKFDKQPFGNIRRQLWLALDNPGYSVLSRIFSVLSIVVVLGSIVTMCLNSLPDFQIVDSNGNTEEDPRFEIVEHFGIAWFTFELVARFAVAPDFLKFFKHALNLIDLMSILPFYITLIVNLVVESSPTLANLGRVAQVLRLMRIFRILKLARHSTGLRSLGATLKYSYREVGLLLLYLSVGISIFSVVAYTIEKEDNEGLATIPACWWWATVSMTTVGYGDVVPGSTAGKLTASACILAGILVVVLPITLIFNKFSHFYRRQKQLESAMRSCDFGDGMKEVPSVNLRDYYAYKVKSLMASLTNMSRSTPSELSLNDSLH; encoded by the coding sequence ATGACAGGGCAGAGTCTGAGGGCTTTATCTGAAGCGAATTTTGAAGACAATGAGATCAGCATCAACGTTGGAGGCTTTAAGAAAAAGATGAGATCCAACACATTATTAAGGTTCCCTGAGACCAGGCTGGGCAAATTGCTGAGCTGCCACTCAAAGGAGTCAATACTGGAGCTTTGTGATGACTATGATGACACCaagaatgaattttattttgacagGAACCCCGAGCTCTTTCCTTACGTGCTACATTTTTATAACACTGGCAAGCTCCATGTGATGGGTGAACTCTGTGTCTTTTCTTTCAGCCAGGAGATTGAATACTGGGGAATCAATGAATTCTTTATAGACTCCTGCTGCAGTTATAGCTACCATGGGAGGAAAATGGAGCCAGACCAAGAGAAATGGGAGGAACAAAGTGACCAGGAAAGTACAACATCATCTTTTGATGAGATTTTGGCATTCTACAATGATGCCTCTAAATTTGACAAACAGCCCTTTGGAAACATCAGGAGGCAGCTCTGGCTTGCTTTGGATAATCCTGGGTACTCTGTTTTAAGCCGCATCTTCAGTGTCCTTTCAATAGTGGTGGTGTTGGGCTCCATTGTGACCATGTGCCTGAACAGCCTCCCAGACTTTCAGATTGTTGACAGCAACGGGAACACCGAGGAAGACCCTCGCTTTGAAATCGTGGAACATTTTGGTATTGCATGGTTCACTTTTGAACTGGTGGCAAGATTTGCAGTAGCtcctgactttttaaaatttttcaagcATGCCCTGAATTTGATTGACCTAATGTCTATCCTTCCattttatattacattaattGTCAACTTGGTGGTGGAAAGTAGTCCAACTTTAGCAAATTTAGGCAGAGTTGCACAAGTCCTGAGACTCATGAGGATTTTCCGCATATTAAAGCTTGCTAGACACTCTACAGGTCTCAGGTCTCTTGGAGCAACTCTGAAGTACAGCTACAGAGAGGTGGGGCTTCTTTTACTCTACCTCTCTGTTGGCATCTCCATTTTCTCAGTAGTGGCTTACACCATTGAGAAAGAAGACAATGAGGGGTTAGCCACCATTCCTGCTTGCTGGTGGTGGGCTACTGTTAGTATGACCACAGTTGGCTACGGAGATGTGGTGCCAGGGAGCACTGCTGGCAAGCTGACAGCATCTGCATGCATCCTAGCTGGTATCCTAGTGGTAGTGCTTCCCATTACACTGATCTTTAATAAATTCTCCCACTTCTATAGGCGTCAGAAGCAGTTAGAGAGTGCCATGAGAAGCTGTGATTTTGGTGATGGCATGAAAGAAGTTCCATCTGTCAATTTAAGGGACTACTATGCTTATAAAGTTAAATCCCTTATGGCCAGTCTGACCAATATGAGCAGGAGTACCCCCAGTGAGTTGAGCCTGAATGATTCACTGCATTAG